The Oncorhynchus keta strain PuntledgeMale-10-30-2019 chromosome 17, Oket_V2, whole genome shotgun sequence genome has a window encoding:
- the LOC127908309 gene encoding sorting nexin-20-like has protein sequence MAERAVPQENTGINTGIQQSNDPYPEATAESLDLEDSHQQGACVYDLCPGPSSSCMTTKELQQHWGAVKHRLKPVKLLFEIPSARTIAQHLSKYVVYQIVLIRSGSYDSKRVSVERRYSDFIHLHQQLLEDFSEELEEVILPRKLLTGNFNPETIWERRLALRDYLAQLYAVRCVRHSHHFLDFFTEPEQRRAHGLLRAGQFGPAVALLETVLELQEKMGGWQSPVLLVPTLCALTVCQRDLEEPESAFTMGQRALPTVRRYGLKRYRGPLLEMMVDLGYQLGRPVAQLQEELVQVRDAERGLVSFRSLKELVVQEFT, from the exons ATGGCGGAGAGGGCAGTGCCACAAGAGAACACAGGGATCAATACAGGGATCCAACAGTCCAATGATCCATACCCTGAAGCCACAGCTGAGAGCCTGGACCTTGAGGATTCGCATCAACAGG GTGCGTGTGTGTATGACCTGTGTCCAGGCCCCAGTTCATCCTGTATGACCACCAAAGAGCTGCAGCAGCACTGGGGCGCGGTGAAGCACAGACTGAAGCCGGTCAAGCTGTTGTTTGAGATTCCTTCTGCACGCACCATAGCGCAGCACCTGTCCAAATACGTT GTGTACCAGATCGTGTTGATCCGGTCAGGCAGCTACGACTCCAAGCGCGTGTCTGTCGAGCGTCGCTATAGCGACTTCATCCACCTCCATCAGCAGCTCCTTGAAGACTTCAGCGAGGAGCTTGAGGAGGTCATACTTCCCCGGAAACTCCTAACTGGAAATTTTAACCCCGAGACCATCTGGGAACGCCGCCTGGCTCTGCGGGACTACCTGGCCCAGCTCTATGCAGTCCGTTGCGTCCGACATTCCCACCACTTCCTGGATTTCTTCACTGAGCCCGAGCAAAGACGAGCGCACGGCCTGCTCCGAGCAGGGCAGTTTGGGCCAGCTGTCGCTCTACTAGAGACTGTCCTGGAGCTTCAGGAGAAGATGGGAGGGTGGCAGAGTCCTGTTCTGCTGGTGCCTACGCTGTGTGCCCTCACAGTGTGCCAGAGAGACCTGGAAGAGCCGGAGTCTGCGTTCACCATGGGCCAGAGGGCGCTGCCCACGGTAAGGCGCTATGGGCTGAAGCGCTATAGAGGGCCACTGCTGGAGATGATGGTGGATCTGGGATACCAGTTAGGGCGACCTGTGGCTCAGCTGCAGGAGGAGTTGGTTCAAgttagggatgcagagaggggacTGGTGTCTTTTCGCTCCCTTAAGGAATTGGTGGTGCAGGAGTTTACCTAG